One window from the genome of Jiangella alba encodes:
- a CDS encoding MFS transporter produces the protein MDPATIHNRRWSILGVLVVSLLVVVLDNTVLNVALRTIQDDLSATQSELEWAINSYTLVFAGLLFTFGLLGDRFGRRRMLMLGLLLFGIASAVSAYASSPEQLIAARAFMGVGAAAVMPSTLAIITQVFEPEERGRAIGIWVASVGISIVLGPVLGGALLERFWWGSVFLINVPVVLLGLALIAWLVPESRNPSPGRLDPGGVLLSIVGLTLLVYGIIEGGERATVTDPLVWGSTLGGLAVLALFVWYERRSDHPALDVALFRNPVFSASVTTIGLVFFAMLGTFFFMTFYLQIVRGYTPLETGLMFLPFAIAQTAFATFSSTAVQRWGIRAVTATGLTLVAASLVAMGFIDETTPLWYLLAAFFVQGAGIANVMPPATTAVMAAVPREKAGVGSAVNNTMRQVGGALGVAILGAVLSARYRSGVDDAVGVLPEGVRHAAAESLGTTMQAAERAGVVAQVRGPAFDAFLGGVHWVAFLGAAVAALSVLVVAVFLPGRPGRPAPSPPGAPEAPEPQTART, from the coding sequence GTGGACCCAGCGACGATCCACAACCGGCGATGGAGCATCCTCGGCGTCCTCGTCGTGAGCCTGCTCGTCGTCGTGCTCGACAACACGGTGCTCAACGTCGCGCTCCGAACGATCCAGGACGATCTCTCGGCCACCCAGAGCGAGCTGGAGTGGGCGATCAACTCCTACACCCTCGTCTTCGCCGGACTGCTGTTCACGTTCGGCCTGCTCGGCGACCGGTTCGGCCGCCGGCGCATGCTCATGCTCGGCCTGCTGCTGTTCGGCATCGCGTCGGCGGTCTCCGCCTACGCGTCGTCGCCGGAGCAGCTGATCGCGGCCCGCGCCTTCATGGGCGTCGGCGCGGCCGCCGTCATGCCGTCCACGCTCGCGATCATCACGCAGGTCTTCGAACCGGAGGAACGCGGCCGCGCCATCGGCATCTGGGTCGCGTCGGTCGGCATCTCCATCGTGCTCGGCCCGGTGCTCGGCGGCGCGCTGCTGGAGCGGTTCTGGTGGGGGTCGGTGTTCCTCATCAACGTGCCGGTGGTGCTGCTCGGGCTGGCGCTGATCGCGTGGCTCGTCCCCGAGTCGCGCAACCCGTCGCCCGGCCGGCTGGACCCCGGCGGCGTGCTGCTGTCCATCGTCGGCCTGACGCTGCTCGTCTACGGCATCATCGAGGGCGGCGAGCGGGCCACCGTCACCGACCCGCTGGTCTGGGGGTCGACGCTCGGCGGCCTGGCCGTGCTGGCGCTGTTCGTCTGGTACGAGCGCCGCTCCGACCACCCCGCCCTGGACGTCGCGCTGTTCCGCAACCCGGTGTTCTCGGCGTCGGTGACGACCATCGGGCTGGTCTTCTTCGCCATGCTCGGCACGTTCTTCTTCATGACGTTCTACCTGCAGATCGTCCGCGGGTACACGCCGCTGGAGACCGGCCTGATGTTCCTGCCGTTCGCCATCGCGCAGACGGCGTTCGCGACGTTCTCGTCGACGGCAGTGCAACGGTGGGGCATCCGGGCCGTGACGGCGACCGGGCTGACGCTGGTCGCGGCCAGCCTGGTCGCGATGGGGTTCATCGACGAGACCACGCCGCTGTGGTACCTGCTCGCCGCGTTCTTCGTCCAGGGCGCGGGCATCGCCAACGTCATGCCGCCCGCCACGACCGCCGTCATGGCCGCCGTGCCGCGGGAGAAGGCCGGCGTAGGCTCCGCCGTCAACAACACGATGCGCCAGGTCGGCGGCGCGCTCGGGGTCGCCATCCTGGGCGCGGTGCTGTCGGCGCGGTACCGCTCCGGTGTGGACGACGCGGTCGGCGTGCTGCCCGAGGGGGTCCGGCACGCGGCCGCGGAGTCGCTCGGCACCACCATGCAGGCGGCCGAACGGGCCGGCGTCGTCGCGCAGGTGCGCGGCCCGGCGTTCGACGCCTTCCTCGGCGGCGTGCACTGGGTAGCCTTCTTGGGAGCCGCGGTCGCGGCGCTGAGCGTCCTCGTCGTCGCGGTGTTCCTGCCGGGCCGGCCGGGGCGGCCCGCGCCGTCACCGCCGGGGGCTCCGGAGGCGCCGGAGCCGCAGACAGCGAGGACGTGA
- a CDS encoding TetR/AcrR family transcriptional regulator — protein MTEIARVERRSGRPRSEDADRAIIDATLDLLAESGIAGTTIEGVAARAGVGKTTIYRRWKGLESLICDAVAELKGPLPTLPGTSLRDDLLALTEAAARGRESARNRKVYACFIGEMSRYPALDAQYREAVIRPRRALTQAALQRAIDRGELRDDLDLDVLAEIVTAPTLHWMLHNPDRNPTRELLEQFLDGVLHGVGRR, from the coding sequence ATGACGGAGATCGCTCGGGTGGAGCGGCGCAGCGGCCGGCCGCGCAGCGAGGACGCCGACCGGGCGATCATCGACGCGACCCTCGACCTGCTCGCGGAGTCCGGCATCGCCGGCACCACCATCGAGGGGGTCGCAGCCCGGGCCGGCGTCGGCAAGACCACCATCTACCGGCGGTGGAAGGGCCTCGAGAGCCTCATCTGCGACGCCGTCGCCGAGCTCAAGGGCCCGCTGCCGACGCTGCCCGGCACGTCCCTGCGCGACGATCTCCTCGCGCTGACCGAGGCGGCGGCGCGCGGCCGCGAGTCGGCCCGCAACCGCAAGGTGTACGCGTGCTTCATCGGCGAGATGAGCCGCTACCCGGCGCTCGACGCCCAGTACCGCGAGGCGGTCATCCGCCCGCGGCGCGCGCTCACCCAGGCGGCTCTGCAGCGCGCCATCGACCGCGGCGAGCTGCGCGACGACCTCGACCTCGACGTCCTGGCCGAGATCGTCACCGCGCCGACGCTGCACTGGATGCTGCACAACCCCGACCGCAACCCGACCCGCGAGCTGCTCGAGCAGTTCCTCGACGGCGTGCTGCACGGGGTCGGGCGGCGGTAG
- a CDS encoding DNA gyrase/topoisomerase IV subunit A, whose translation MARRTTTPPPEDFEEVILDVDVSEEMRGSFLEYAYSVIYSRAIPDARDGLKPVQRRILFQMNEMGLRPDRPHVKCGRVVGDVMGKLHPHGDGAIYDTLVRMAQPWAMRVPLVDGHGNFGSLDAGPAAYRYTECRMSEPAMLLVRSLDENVVDMVPNYDGQFEQPEVLPAAFPNLLVNGATGIAVGMATNMAPHNLGEVIDATRHLLTHPEASLDDLMRFVPGPDLPSGGRIIGLDGVREAYETGRGAFKTRATARIENITARRKGIVITELPYMVGPERVRERIVELVRNKKLQGVADVVDYTDRNTALRLVIELKSGFVPEAVLAELYRLTPLEDSFSINNVALVDGQPRTLGLKELLEVFIAHRLSVVRRRSEFRRTKAADRLHLVDGLMIALLDIDEVIAVIRSSDDASAARERLMAVFDLSDIQARYILDTPLRRLTRYDRLELEKEGEELRRTIAELTALLENEGLLRQAVSDELAEIAAAHATPRRTVLLEESGAVTTRAGATSLEIADDPCQVLLSSSGLLARTAGEEPLVYGDKRSKHDVVVSVAASTARGEVGVVTSAGRVLRLSVLDLPSLPPTAALTLAGGAALKEFIELDAGERALALTTFGADSPGLALGTERGVVKRVVPDHPGKDAYDVIRLDDGDRVVGAVELRTGDEDLVFVSSDAQLLRFAASAVRPQGRAGGGIAGIKLSSGAKVTFFGAVDPARDGAVVTISGSSTALPGTQPGAVKVTPYSEYPAKGRATGGVRCHRFLKGEDALLFSWVGTAPPRATAASGVPIELPPATGRRDGSGIAVAQPIAAVAGPLAGGDGEQPAPPADEPVVDGEQGTLELE comes from the coding sequence ATGGCACGCCGGACCACGACACCCCCGCCCGAGGACTTCGAGGAAGTCATCCTCGACGTCGACGTCTCGGAGGAGATGCGGGGCAGCTTCCTCGAGTACGCCTATTCGGTCATCTACTCCCGCGCCATCCCGGACGCCCGCGACGGGCTGAAGCCGGTGCAGCGCCGGATCCTGTTCCAGATGAACGAGATGGGCCTGCGCCCCGACCGTCCGCACGTGAAGTGCGGCCGCGTCGTCGGCGACGTGATGGGCAAGCTGCACCCGCACGGTGACGGCGCCATCTACGACACCCTCGTGCGCATGGCGCAGCCGTGGGCCATGCGGGTGCCGCTGGTCGACGGGCACGGCAACTTCGGCTCGCTCGACGCCGGCCCGGCCGCGTACCGGTACACCGAGTGCCGCATGAGCGAGCCCGCCATGCTGCTGGTCCGGTCGCTCGACGAGAACGTCGTCGACATGGTGCCGAACTACGACGGGCAGTTCGAGCAGCCCGAGGTGCTGCCCGCGGCGTTCCCGAATCTGCTGGTCAACGGCGCCACCGGCATCGCCGTCGGCATGGCGACGAACATGGCGCCGCACAACCTCGGCGAGGTCATCGACGCCACCCGGCACCTGCTGACGCATCCCGAGGCGAGCCTCGACGACCTCATGCGCTTCGTGCCCGGTCCCGACCTCCCCAGCGGCGGGCGCATCATCGGCCTCGACGGCGTCCGCGAGGCCTACGAGACCGGCCGGGGCGCGTTCAAGACCCGCGCGACCGCCCGCATCGAGAACATCACCGCGCGCCGCAAGGGCATCGTCATCACCGAGCTGCCGTACATGGTCGGCCCGGAGCGGGTCCGCGAGCGCATCGTCGAGCTGGTCCGCAACAAGAAGCTGCAGGGCGTCGCCGACGTCGTCGACTACACCGACCGCAACACCGCGCTGCGCCTGGTCATCGAGCTGAAGAGCGGCTTCGTCCCCGAGGCGGTGCTGGCGGAGCTGTACCGCCTCACCCCGCTGGAGGACTCCTTCTCCATCAACAACGTCGCGCTGGTCGACGGCCAGCCGCGCACGCTGGGCCTCAAGGAGCTGCTCGAGGTCTTCATCGCGCACCGCCTGTCCGTCGTGCGGCGGCGCAGCGAGTTCCGCCGCACCAAGGCGGCCGACCGGCTGCACCTCGTCGACGGCCTGATGATCGCGCTGCTCGACATCGACGAGGTCATCGCGGTCATCCGCTCCTCCGACGACGCCTCGGCGGCGCGCGAGCGGCTGATGGCCGTCTTCGACCTCTCCGACATCCAGGCCCGCTACATCCTCGACACCCCGCTGCGCCGGCTCACCCGCTACGACCGGCTGGAGCTGGAGAAGGAGGGCGAGGAGCTGCGGCGCACCATCGCCGAGCTGACGGCGCTGCTCGAGAACGAGGGCCTGCTGCGCCAGGCGGTGTCCGACGAGCTGGCCGAGATCGCCGCCGCGCACGCCACGCCGCGGCGCACCGTCCTGCTGGAAGAGTCCGGCGCCGTCACCACCCGGGCCGGCGCCACGTCGCTGGAGATCGCCGACGACCCCTGCCAGGTGCTGCTGTCGTCGTCGGGGCTGCTGGCGCGCACGGCCGGCGAGGAACCGCTGGTCTACGGCGACAAGCGGTCCAAGCACGACGTCGTGGTGTCCGTGGCCGCGTCGACGGCCCGCGGCGAGGTCGGCGTCGTCACGTCGGCCGGGCGGGTGCTGCGGCTGTCCGTGCTCGACCTGCCGTCGCTGCCCCCGACGGCGGCGCTGACGCTGGCCGGCGGGGCGGCGCTGAAGGAGTTCATCGAACTCGACGCCGGTGAGCGAGCGCTGGCGCTGACGACTTTCGGCGCCGACTCCCCCGGCCTGGCGCTGGGCACCGAGCGCGGCGTGGTCAAGCGGGTGGTCCCGGACCACCCGGGCAAGGACGCCTACGACGTCATCCGCCTCGACGACGGCGACCGCGTGGTCGGCGCCGTCGAGCTGCGCACGGGCGACGAAGACCTCGTGTTCGTCAGCTCCGACGCGCAACTGCTGCGCTTCGCCGCGTCGGCGGTGCGGCCGCAGGGCCGGGCCGGCGGCGGCATCGCCGGCATCAAACTGTCGTCCGGCGCGAAGGTGACGTTCTTCGGCGCGGTCGACCCCGCCCGCGACGGCGCCGTCGTCACCATCTCCGGTTCCTCGACGGCGCTGCCGGGCACCCAGCCGGGCGCGGTCAAGGTCACCCCGTACTCCGAGTACCCCGCGAAGGGACGTGCGACCGGCGGCGTGCGCTGCCACCGGTTCCTCAAGGGCGAGGACGCGCTGCTGTTCTCGTGGGTGGGCACGGCGCCGCCGCGGGCCACGGCCGCCAGCGGGGTGCCGATCGAGCTGCCCCCGGCGACCGGCCGCCGCGACGGCTCCGGCATCGCGGTCGCCCAGCCCATCGCGGCCGTCGCCGGACCCCTGGCCGGCGGCGACGGCGAGCAGCCGGCACCGCCCGCCGACGAGCCCGTCGTCGACGGCGAGCAGGGGACGCTGGAGTTGGAGTAG
- a CDS encoding DinB family protein has protein sequence MTRHVDEDLRGAEFRECDLTGARLIGVVMRDAVIDGLVSNLVVNGVEVTEYVEAELDRRHPVRVLIRSEDPADLREAARRLHAGWAATIERIRRTPGIERRSVNDEWSAVQTLRHLVFVHDSWFRRCCLGSAEPFTPMGIGPAVEPYRGAHGLDLSLDPSLDEIVSVRDAQAAELEAWLDDVTGGRLAAPAPVPDDDVWPPYARGRSVRQCLGTVLNETFEHHGFCVRDLDLIEAQDAE, from the coding sequence ATGACGCGCCATGTCGACGAGGATCTGCGCGGGGCGGAGTTCCGCGAGTGCGATCTGACCGGGGCACGCCTGATCGGCGTCGTCATGCGCGATGCCGTGATCGACGGGCTCGTCAGCAACCTCGTGGTCAACGGTGTCGAGGTCACCGAGTACGTCGAGGCAGAGCTCGACCGGCGGCATCCGGTGCGGGTGCTGATCCGCTCCGAGGACCCCGCCGACCTGCGCGAGGCAGCGCGTCGGCTCCATGCCGGCTGGGCCGCCACGATCGAGCGGATCCGCCGCACGCCCGGCATCGAGCGCCGCAGCGTGAACGACGAGTGGTCGGCGGTGCAGACGCTGCGCCACCTGGTCTTCGTCCACGACTCGTGGTTCCGCCGCTGCTGCCTGGGCTCGGCGGAGCCGTTCACCCCGATGGGCATCGGGCCGGCCGTCGAGCCCTACCGCGGCGCGCACGGGCTCGACCTCTCGCTCGATCCGTCCCTCGACGAGATCGTCAGCGTGCGTGACGCCCAGGCCGCCGAGCTCGAGGCCTGGCTCGACGACGTCACCGGCGGGCGGCTCGCGGCGCCGGCGCCGGTGCCCGACGACGACGTCTGGCCGCCGTACGCCCGGGGCCGCTCGGTGCGGCAGTGCCTCGGCACCGTGCTCAACGAGACCTTCGAGCACCACGGCTTCTGCGTCCGCGACCTCGACCTGATCGAGGCACAGGACGCCGAGTAG
- a CDS encoding sensor histidine kinase codes for MAVFGRLSLRARLTVAATAMAAVGLAVGGVLWLVAMDRALLGALDETARRQGDDIATLVESGRLPDPLPGFGVAVAQVLDGDDRVVASTPGGDRLTPVVAGDDLAAVRSGAAIDIDGTRLGQPEPLRVVGIVTDTAGEPRTVIVAVSLEEQQRSVRFAKIGVFGGGLAITAALGALSWLVIVRALRPVDRLRGGAEDISGAGGGHRLPVPAGGDELSRLATTLNDMLRRLDAAAARQRAFVADAAHELRSPIAALRTELEVALAHPDAVDPHDTAREALVEVQRMARLVDDLLVLAHLDNPRPLRRDELVDLGQLAVEITEGVRDGRVRVRVDSGGEVFTRGHRDSLSRVLRNLVDNAVRHASSQVTVAVTGDDGAARVSVADDGAGVRPADRDRIFERFARLDDARDRDAGGTGLGLAIAREIVVSHGGTVVVEDAGPGARFVVTLPPARATIGAPEAVS; via the coding sequence ATGGCCGTCTTCGGCCGGTTGAGCCTGCGGGCCCGGCTCACCGTGGCGGCCACCGCGATGGCGGCGGTCGGCCTGGCCGTCGGCGGGGTGCTGTGGCTCGTCGCGATGGACCGCGCGCTGCTCGGCGCGCTCGACGAGACCGCGCGGCGGCAGGGCGACGACATCGCGACGCTGGTCGAGTCCGGCCGGCTGCCCGACCCGCTGCCCGGCTTCGGCGTCGCCGTCGCGCAGGTGCTCGACGGCGACGACCGCGTCGTCGCCTCCACCCCCGGCGGCGACCGCCTCACCCCCGTGGTCGCGGGCGACGACCTCGCCGCCGTCCGGTCCGGCGCGGCCATCGACATCGACGGCACCCGGCTCGGGCAGCCCGAGCCGCTGCGCGTCGTCGGCATCGTCACCGACACCGCCGGCGAGCCGCGCACGGTCATCGTCGCCGTCTCGCTGGAAGAGCAGCAGCGCAGCGTCCGGTTCGCGAAGATCGGCGTGTTCGGCGGCGGCCTCGCCATCACGGCCGCGCTGGGGGCGCTGAGCTGGCTGGTCATCGTCCGTGCGCTGCGCCCGGTCGACCGGCTGCGCGGCGGCGCCGAGGACATCAGCGGCGCCGGCGGCGGGCACCGGCTGCCGGTCCCCGCCGGCGGCGACGAGCTGAGCCGGCTCGCGACGACGCTCAACGACATGCTCCGCCGGCTCGACGCGGCGGCGGCCCGGCAGCGCGCGTTCGTCGCCGACGCCGCACACGAGCTGCGCAGCCCCATCGCGGCGCTGCGCACCGAGCTGGAGGTCGCGCTCGCGCACCCCGACGCCGTCGACCCGCACGACACCGCCCGCGAGGCGCTGGTCGAGGTGCAGCGCATGGCCCGGCTGGTCGACGACCTGCTGGTGCTCGCGCACCTCGACAACCCGCGCCCGCTGCGCCGCGACGAGCTGGTCGACCTCGGCCAGCTGGCCGTGGAGATCACCGAGGGCGTGCGCGACGGACGGGTGCGGGTGCGCGTCGACTCCGGCGGCGAGGTGTTCACCCGCGGCCACCGCGACTCCCTGTCGCGGGTGCTGCGCAACCTGGTCGACAACGCCGTCCGGCACGCGTCGTCGCAGGTCACGGTCGCGGTGACGGGCGACGACGGCGCGGCACGGGTGTCGGTGGCCGACGACGGCGCGGGCGTGCGGCCGGCCGACCGCGACCGCATCTTCGAACGCTTCGCCCGCCTCGACGACGCCCGCGACCGCGACGCCGGCGGCACCGGCCTGGGGCTGGCCATCGCCCGCGAGATCGTCGTCTCCCACGGCGGCACGGTCGTCGTCGAGGACGCCGGCCCGGGCGCCCGGTTCGTCGTCACGCTGCCGCCGGCCCGGGCCACCATCGGCGCGCCGGAGGCCGTGTCCTAA
- a CDS encoding response regulator — MRVLVVEDERGLARALHRGLSAEGFSVELAHDGLDGLHLAREHAYDVVVLDIMLPSLSGYRICQTLRAEGNWVPILMLSAKDGEYDQADGLDVGADDYLTKPFSYVVLVARLRALLRRGAPARPAVLSAGDLELDPGAKTVRRGGAGVTLTPREFGVLEYLMRRADEVVSKRDILEHVWDAHYDGDPNVVEVYVGYLRRKIDTPFGRAALQTVRGAGYRLSGDGG; from the coding sequence ATGCGGGTGCTGGTGGTCGAGGACGAGCGCGGGCTGGCCCGCGCGCTGCATCGCGGGCTGTCGGCCGAGGGCTTCTCGGTCGAGCTGGCCCACGACGGCCTCGACGGCCTGCACCTGGCCCGCGAGCACGCCTACGACGTCGTCGTCCTCGACATCATGCTGCCGTCGCTGTCGGGCTACCGCATCTGCCAGACGCTGCGGGCCGAGGGCAACTGGGTGCCCATCCTCATGCTGTCGGCCAAGGACGGCGAGTACGACCAGGCCGACGGCCTCGACGTCGGCGCCGACGACTACCTCACCAAGCCGTTCTCCTACGTCGTGCTGGTCGCGCGGCTGCGGGCGCTGCTGCGCCGCGGGGCGCCGGCCCGGCCCGCGGTCCTGTCCGCCGGCGACCTCGAGCTCGACCCGGGCGCGAAGACGGTGCGCCGCGGCGGCGCCGGCGTCACGCTGACGCCGCGCGAGTTCGGCGTGCTCGAATACCTCATGCGCCGCGCCGACGAGGTCGTCTCCAAGCGCGACATCCTCGAGCACGTCTGGGACGCCCACTACGACGGCGACCCGAACGTCGTCGAGGTCTACGTCGGCTACCTGCGGCGCAAGATCGACACCCCGTTCGGCCGGGCCGCGCTGCAGACGGTGCGCGGCGCCGGCTACCGGCTGAGCGGCGACGGCGGCTGA
- a CDS encoding LolA family protein, with protein MPNSLLSTPARRWATGATVATVVVGAAVAGPLIAGADSDLPDRTAAELLVDLASLDVGPFAGTIVQSADVGLPELPATDTTSLPTAALSLLDGSSTARVWYTDGDTYRFALQDDQNESDLIRDGQDLWFWSSEGARASHLVVPEDAEGSDDGGNPFGDKGPFGGEGMPEDMPENIPTAAASLALSMIEPSTQIDVDGTATVAGRNAYELVLRPKDDQSLIGSIRLAIDGETSMPLRVQIVAKDATEPSFEVGFTSISFDEPEESTYEFAPPPGTTVEEIQPDDLDDAAAEHHTDMGVGPEGLDDSGFSTVGSGWSTVFVARDVDLDALTSHLEGDAATLAAEFIAQLQDVSGPYGTGRALTSDLFSVLLLDDGRLLAGAVSLDVLEEAAQDPAAQ; from the coding sequence ATGCCGAATTCCCTTCTCAGCACCCCGGCGAGGCGGTGGGCGACCGGGGCCACGGTCGCCACCGTGGTCGTCGGCGCAGCCGTGGCCGGCCCGCTGATCGCCGGCGCCGACTCCGACCTGCCCGACCGCACGGCCGCCGAGTTGCTGGTCGACCTCGCGTCCCTCGACGTCGGCCCGTTCGCCGGCACCATCGTGCAGTCCGCCGACGTCGGCCTGCCGGAGCTGCCGGCCACCGACACCACGTCGCTGCCGACGGCCGCGCTGTCGCTGCTCGACGGGTCGTCCACGGCCCGCGTCTGGTACACCGACGGCGACACCTACCGGTTCGCGCTGCAGGACGACCAGAACGAGTCCGACCTCATCCGCGACGGCCAGGACCTCTGGTTCTGGAGCAGCGAGGGCGCCCGCGCGTCCCACCTGGTCGTCCCCGAGGACGCCGAGGGCTCCGACGACGGCGGCAACCCGTTCGGCGACAAGGGCCCGTTCGGCGGCGAGGGCATGCCTGAGGACATGCCCGAGAACATCCCCACGGCGGCCGCGTCGCTGGCGCTGTCCATGATCGAGCCGTCCACCCAGATCGACGTCGACGGCACCGCCACCGTGGCCGGCCGCAACGCGTACGAGCTGGTGCTGCGGCCGAAGGACGACCAGTCGCTGATCGGCTCCATCCGGCTGGCCATCGACGGCGAGACGTCCATGCCGCTGCGGGTGCAGATCGTCGCCAAGGACGCCACCGAGCCGTCGTTCGAGGTCGGCTTCACGTCCATCTCCTTCGACGAGCCCGAGGAGTCGACGTACGAGTTCGCGCCGCCGCCCGGCACCACCGTCGAGGAGATCCAGCCCGACGACCTCGACGACGCCGCGGCTGAGCACCACACCGACATGGGCGTCGGCCCCGAGGGCCTCGACGACTCCGGCTTCTCCACGGTCGGCTCCGGCTGGAGCACCGTGTTCGTCGCCCGCGACGTCGACCTCGACGCGCTGACGTCGCACCTCGAGGGCGACGCCGCCACCCTGGCCGCCGAGTTCATCGCCCAGCTCCAGGACGTCAGCGGCCCGTACGGCACCGGCCGGGCGCTGACCAGCGACCTGTTCTCCGTCCTCCTGCTCGACGACGGCCGCCTGCTGGCCGGCGCCGTGTCGCTGGACGTGCTCGAAGAGGCCGCCCAGGACCCCGCCGCGCAGTAA
- a CDS encoding uracil-xanthine permease family protein produces the protein MALSWKVVYGGRTPPPGAVVRPDERLSWGRTIGLGAQHVVAMFGATFVFPLIMGLNAQLAIMMSGVATICFLLIVKGVVPSYLGTSASFVGGVAAIRAQGGDSADVTGAILVAGVVLALCGVLIHYFGSGVLYKVLPPVVTGAVVMLIGFNLAPVVANTYWPQDQWIALIVMLAVILMAVGLRGFLGRIAIFVGLVFGYVLSWLFDRMFGQITSFDPAAGAETTRWRVNFDGVREADWLGFPKETFVNAQGAEVAGWHLPAFSATFILLVLPAVIALIAENTGHVKAVAEMTGKDLDPVMGKAIAADGVGTVIATSVGGSPTTTYAENIGVMAATRVYSTAAYYVAALVAILFGFSPKFGALIAATPGGVLGGITVVLYGMIGLLGARIWIENRVDFANPVNLVPVSAGIIIAIGDTSLEITEDFVLSGIALGTIVTIVAYHLARAVAPPHLREGGAVLTVGPPGVHEVDDDPPRETPRDERG, from the coding sequence GTGGCATTGAGCTGGAAGGTGGTCTACGGCGGCAGGACGCCGCCGCCAGGAGCGGTGGTGCGGCCGGACGAGCGGCTCTCGTGGGGCCGCACGATCGGCCTGGGGGCCCAGCACGTCGTCGCGATGTTCGGGGCGACGTTCGTGTTCCCGCTGATCATGGGCCTGAACGCGCAGTTGGCGATCATGATGAGCGGGGTCGCGACGATCTGCTTCCTGCTCATCGTCAAGGGCGTGGTGCCGAGCTACCTGGGCACCAGCGCCTCGTTCGTCGGCGGCGTGGCCGCCATCCGGGCGCAGGGCGGCGACTCCGCCGACGTCACCGGGGCGATCCTGGTGGCCGGCGTGGTGCTGGCGCTGTGCGGCGTGCTGATCCACTATTTCGGCTCCGGCGTCCTGTACAAGGTGCTGCCGCCGGTGGTGACCGGCGCCGTCGTCATGCTGATCGGGTTCAACCTGGCGCCGGTGGTGGCGAACACCTACTGGCCGCAGGACCAGTGGATCGCGCTGATCGTCATGCTCGCCGTCATCCTCATGGCGGTCGGGCTGCGCGGCTTCCTGGGCCGCATCGCGATCTTCGTCGGGCTGGTGTTCGGCTACGTGCTGTCGTGGCTGTTCGACCGGATGTTCGGGCAGATCACCTCGTTCGACCCGGCGGCGGGCGCCGAGACCACGCGCTGGCGGGTGAACTTCGACGGCGTCCGCGAGGCCGACTGGCTGGGCTTCCCCAAGGAGACGTTCGTCAACGCGCAGGGCGCCGAGGTGGCCGGCTGGCACCTGCCAGCCTTCAGCGCGACGTTCATCCTGCTGGTGCTGCCCGCCGTCATCGCGCTGATCGCGGAGAACACCGGTCACGTCAAGGCGGTCGCGGAGATGACCGGCAAGGACCTCGACCCGGTCATGGGCAAGGCGATCGCGGCCGACGGCGTCGGCACGGTCATCGCGACGTCGGTGGGCGGCTCGCCGACCACGACGTACGCCGAGAACATCGGCGTCATGGCCGCGACCCGGGTGTACTCGACGGCGGCGTACTACGTGGCGGCGCTGGTGGCGATCCTGTTCGGGTTCTCGCCGAAGTTCGGCGCGCTGATCGCGGCGACGCCGGGCGGGGTGCTCGGCGGCATCACCGTCGTGCTGTACGGGATGATCGGCCTGCTCGGCGCCCGCATCTGGATCGAGAACCGGGTCGACTTCGCCAACCCGGTCAACCTCGTGCCGGTGTCCGCGGGCATCATCATCGCCATCGGCGACACGTCGCTGGAGATCACCGAGGACTTCGTGCTGTCCGGCATCGCGCTGGGCACCATCGTCACGATCGTCGCGTACCACCTGGCCCGCGCCGTCGCCCCGCCGCACCTGCGCGAGGGCGGCGCCGTCCTCACCGTCGGGCCACCGGGCGTGCACGAGGTCGACGACGATCCGCCGCGCGAAACGCCGCGGGACGAGAGAGGATGA